A genomic window from Aestuariirhabdus litorea includes:
- a CDS encoding radical SAM/SPASM domain-containing protein yields the protein MSRLSMIAINLTDRCNLACEHCYLDARTLRDGSPHELSTAEVKQLLSEIASRGTETMVVLTGGEPLLRRDIEELVAHGHERKLFMVLGSNGTLLSEQRIRSLKAAGLMGVGISLDSIDPDWHDRFRGKPGAWLQTVTAMEQCRQQGLSFQVHFSVHAGNAHELEAMVEAAHAQGARVFNLFFLVCTGRGERVTDISPQQYERVLQQALALQEHYPDMLIRPRCAPHYKRVAHQLHPEAPINRISGNEGDGCIAGSGYCRITPQGGVTPCPYIADEVGNIREQGFLELWDQAPVFEALRHPRLEGKCGQCEYQQLCGGCRARPLAAGDGLMGEDPLCAYQPQGGELIFPLQEQPLLWHPLAEQRLSRVPGFIRAMVRKRAEAYAREQGDSEVTTTHLEELTARRFGANPPFKPDPGR from the coding sequence ATGTCCCGCCTCTCGATGATTGCCATCAACCTCACTGACCGCTGTAACCTGGCGTGCGAACACTGCTACCTGGACGCCCGCACCCTGCGCGATGGCTCCCCCCATGAACTCTCCACCGCGGAGGTGAAACAGCTGCTGAGCGAGATCGCCAGCCGTGGCACCGAGACCATGGTAGTGCTGACCGGCGGGGAGCCGCTGCTGCGCCGCGACATCGAGGAGCTGGTTGCCCACGGACATGAGCGCAAACTCTTTATGGTGCTGGGCAGTAACGGGACCCTGCTCAGCGAACAGCGTATACGCTCCCTCAAGGCCGCCGGCCTGATGGGGGTGGGCATCAGCCTCGACTCCATCGACCCCGATTGGCACGACCGCTTCCGCGGCAAGCCCGGCGCCTGGCTGCAGACTGTCACCGCCATGGAGCAGTGCCGCCAGCAGGGGCTCAGTTTCCAGGTCCACTTCTCCGTCCACGCCGGTAATGCCCACGAGCTGGAGGCGATGGTGGAGGCGGCACACGCCCAGGGCGCGCGGGTATTTAACCTCTTTTTCCTGGTCTGTACTGGGCGTGGCGAGCGGGTGACCGATATCTCCCCCCAGCAGTATGAGCGAGTGCTGCAGCAGGCCCTGGCGCTGCAGGAACACTACCCGGATATGCTGATTCGCCCCCGCTGCGCGCCCCATTACAAGCGCGTGGCCCACCAGCTCCACCCAGAAGCCCCCATCAACCGCATCAGCGGCAACGAGGGGGACGGCTGTATCGCTGGCAGCGGTTACTGCCGGATCACCCCCCAGGGCGGAGTCACCCCCTGCCCCTACATCGCCGACGAAGTGGGCAACATTCGAGAGCAGGGGTTTCTCGAGCTGTGGGACCAGGCGCCAGTGTTTGAGGCCCTGCGCCACCCCCGACTGGAGGGCAAGTGCGGGCAGTGCGAGTACCAGCAGCTCTGCGGGGGATGCCGGGCACGCCCGCTGGCCGCCGGCGATGGGCTGATGGGGGAGGACCCCCTGTGCGCCTACCAGCCCCAGGGGGGGGAGTTGATCTTCCCCCTGCAGGAGCAGCCGCTCCTTTGGCACCCGCTGGCGGAGCAGCGCCTCTCCCGGGTACCCGGATTTATCCGTGCCATGGTGCGCAAGCGCGCCGAGGCCTATGCCCGCGAGCAGGGTGACAGCGAGGTGACCACGACGCACCTCGAGGAGCTCACCGCCCGCCGCTTCGGCGCCAACCCCCCCTTCAAACCGGACCCCGGGCGCTGA
- a CDS encoding universal stress protein, whose translation MTPTEPHRQIDTAPSPVDSALSDYTRILIAADASDHSNHGVAAALSIGSLAGAQITGAHVYAARLHDQRFRQMEGGLPEQYQEEEELERQRDIHDELITKGLSVITDSYLDQLQSSCESAQLPYLRCALEGKNYRELVREANSGRHDLLVLGAQGLGAVAGGSLGTVCERSVRRSDIDCLVIKDTQRAIDQGPLLVALDGSSRAYGALQTAIRLAKAWSQPLHIVSAYDPYYHYVAFNRIAGVLSDEAGKVFRFKEQEKLHEDIIDAGLAKIYQGHLDVALDICQEQQVEATTELLAGKPWEVILRHAASLQPALLLIGKLGIHADEELDIGGNAENLLRNASCSLLLSQREYRPRVEWIAEATTSWSVQAEERLLAVPSFARSMARLAILRFAQEQGHTVITESIVAEATAKLCPVMHESTADTPSDDGSTARAAADEIPFNPPWSPEALERLQQVPSDSLRDTLRLRAEKHCRQAGAREVRLEDVAAFVQLAELAEINAVNSPAETASRCPFGIKGSTEPEKPPLSWSEEAEQRLQRVPAGFMRQMTRQRVETFARKQGQSEVTLELMTAKYDEWDQGSKVQQMELSWDEESRRRVSRIPEFVRGMVIKEVERCAREQGLEQVDLKVMKHANSGWLDSGGFHSEHNPDQYR comes from the coding sequence ATGACCCCCACCGAACCCCATCGCCAGATCGACACCGCCCCATCCCCGGTCGATTCCGCCCTGAGTGACTACACGCGCATCCTGATCGCTGCAGACGCCTCCGACCACTCCAACCACGGAGTTGCAGCCGCCCTCTCCATCGGATCCCTGGCGGGGGCCCAGATCACCGGCGCCCACGTCTACGCGGCCAGACTCCACGACCAGCGCTTTCGCCAGATGGAGGGTGGGCTGCCCGAGCAATACCAGGAGGAGGAGGAGCTGGAACGCCAGCGCGACATCCACGACGAGCTCATTACCAAAGGGCTCTCGGTCATCACCGACTCCTATCTGGACCAGCTGCAAAGCAGCTGTGAGTCGGCCCAATTGCCCTACCTACGCTGTGCCCTGGAGGGCAAAAACTACCGCGAACTGGTGCGCGAGGCCAACAGCGGACGCCACGACCTGCTGGTGCTCGGTGCCCAGGGGCTGGGAGCGGTCGCAGGCGGCAGCCTGGGCACCGTCTGCGAGCGCAGCGTCCGCCGCAGCGACATCGACTGCCTGGTGATCAAGGACACCCAGCGGGCGATCGACCAGGGGCCATTACTGGTCGCCCTCGATGGTTCAAGCCGCGCCTACGGTGCCCTGCAGACCGCCATTCGCCTGGCCAAAGCCTGGAGCCAGCCCCTCCACATCGTCTCCGCCTACGACCCCTACTACCACTACGTGGCGTTCAACCGCATCGCCGGAGTGCTGTCCGACGAGGCGGGCAAGGTGTTCCGTTTCAAGGAGCAGGAGAAGCTACACGAAGATATCATCGATGCGGGCCTGGCCAAGATCTACCAGGGCCACCTGGATGTGGCGCTGGATATCTGCCAGGAACAGCAGGTCGAAGCGACCACCGAGTTGCTGGCCGGTAAGCCCTGGGAGGTGATCCTTCGCCACGCCGCCAGCCTACAACCGGCGTTACTGCTGATCGGCAAGCTGGGAATCCATGCCGACGAGGAGCTGGATATCGGCGGTAATGCCGAAAACCTGCTGCGCAACGCTTCCTGCTCCCTGCTGCTGAGCCAGCGCGAATACCGCCCGCGGGTAGAGTGGATCGCCGAGGCTACCACCAGCTGGAGCGTGCAGGCGGAAGAGCGGCTATTGGCCGTCCCCTCCTTTGCCCGCTCCATGGCGCGACTGGCGATCCTGCGTTTTGCCCAGGAGCAGGGCCACACGGTCATTACCGAAAGCATCGTCGCCGAAGCCACGGCCAAACTCTGCCCGGTAATGCACGAAAGCACCGCCGACACCCCTTCTGATGACGGCAGCACCGCCAGGGCAGCCGCCGATGAGATCCCCTTTAACCCGCCCTGGAGCCCCGAGGCGCTGGAGCGGCTGCAGCAGGTGCCCTCCGACAGTCTGCGTGACACCTTGCGCCTGCGGGCTGAAAAGCATTGTCGCCAGGCGGGTGCCCGCGAGGTGCGCCTGGAGGATGTGGCCGCCTTCGTCCAGCTCGCCGAGCTGGCCGAGATCAATGCCGTCAACAGTCCCGCTGAAACGGCCTCTCGCTGCCCCTTTGGCATCAAGGGTTCGACAGAGCCCGAGAAACCGCCACTGAGCTGGAGTGAGGAGGCAGAGCAACGGCTGCAGCGCGTCCCGGCAGGCTTTATGCGCCAGATGACCCGCCAGCGAGTGGAGACCTTTGCCCGCAAACAGGGACAGAGCGAGGTAACCCTCGAGCTCATGACCGCCAAGTACGACGAGTGGGACCAGGGTTCGAAGGTGCAACAGATGGAGCTGTCCTGGGATGAGGAATCCCGACGCCGGGTGTCGCGGATACCCGAGTTTGTGCGGGGCATGGTAATCAAGGAGGTGGAACGCTGCGCCCGCGAACAGGGACTTGAGCAGGTGGATCTCAAGGTAATGAAGCATGCCAACAGCGGCTGGCTCGACAGTGGCGGCTTCCACTCGGAGCACAACCCGGACCAGTACCGGTAG
- the hemG gene encoding protoporphyrinogen oxidase — protein sequence MQRVDLLIVGGGISGLSCAAWMQPAELAMELWESSHRVGGKIGSHRQQGYLCEQSASMVVNHLAPVEQLIHACGAAQQRMERPASRARVRYLLEQERLHPLPPSLPGMARSSLISWRGKLRMLAEPLIPRSTLTEESAAAFIRRRLGSELLERALDPYISGTLACDPEQACARSVLPRLNALEQEYRSILLGALWQRLRGQRTPMGSTPFSFAEGMQHLPRQLARLVQQQPGQLQLQHRVESIEPCRLGWRVHATTGRGERTLECRQLVLCCPAPEAARLLAASDPELGQLLATIEYAPITLVHTGFRTDQVQHPLDSQGFLTPSRSPLTINGSLWPSSVFDNRAPAGHHLLTTYLGGSRRPEARDWNDADALQRVLEDLDRVLGLRGEPGFVELVRHPQALPLYQIGHYQRGQRIEQLCRRLPGLHLNGNYLGGVSIRDRIAASHRLARRLGLALGEPLQARSTAVSLGAA from the coding sequence ATGCAACGGGTCGACCTCCTGATCGTTGGCGGCGGCATCAGCGGCCTCTCCTGCGCAGCCTGGATGCAGCCAGCGGAACTCGCCATGGAGCTGTGGGAGAGCAGCCACCGGGTGGGGGGGAAAATTGGCAGCCACCGGCAACAGGGCTACCTGTGCGAGCAGTCGGCCTCCATGGTCGTCAACCACCTTGCACCAGTAGAGCAGCTGATTCACGCCTGCGGCGCAGCACAGCAGCGGATGGAGCGACCGGCCTCACGCGCGCGGGTACGCTACCTGTTGGAGCAGGAGCGCCTCCACCCCCTGCCGCCTTCCCTGCCCGGGATGGCGCGCAGCTCACTGATCTCCTGGCGGGGCAAGCTACGAATGCTGGCCGAGCCCCTGATCCCACGCAGCACGCTGACCGAAGAAAGCGCCGCGGCCTTTATCCGCCGGCGCCTGGGGAGCGAGCTGCTGGAGCGTGCCCTCGACCCCTATATCAGTGGCACCCTGGCCTGCGATCCGGAGCAGGCCTGTGCCCGCTCGGTGCTGCCGAGGCTCAACGCCCTCGAACAGGAGTACCGCAGCATCCTGCTGGGAGCCCTCTGGCAGCGGCTCAGGGGCCAGCGAACCCCCATGGGTAGCACCCCTTTTTCCTTTGCCGAGGGGATGCAGCACCTGCCCCGACAACTGGCCAGGCTGGTGCAGCAGCAACCCGGCCAGTTGCAGCTGCAACATCGGGTCGAGTCCATTGAACCCTGCCGCCTGGGTTGGCGCGTCCATGCAACCACTGGCCGGGGGGAGCGCACCCTGGAGTGTCGCCAGCTGGTGCTCTGCTGCCCCGCCCCCGAGGCCGCCCGCCTGTTGGCGGCCAGCGACCCTGAGCTGGGCCAGCTACTGGCGACCATCGAATACGCACCCATCACCCTGGTTCACACCGGCTTCAGGACCGACCAGGTTCAGCATCCCCTCGACAGCCAGGGGTTTCTAACCCCCAGCCGCAGCCCCCTCACCATCAATGGCTCGCTCTGGCCCAGCTCAGTCTTCGACAACCGGGCCCCCGCCGGCCACCACCTGCTCACCACCTACCTGGGTGGATCACGTCGCCCCGAAGCGCGTGACTGGAACGATGCCGATGCGCTGCAGCGGGTGCTGGAAGATCTGGACCGGGTGTTGGGGCTTAGGGGCGAGCCTGGGTTTGTCGAGCTGGTCCGGCACCCGCAGGCGCTGCCTCTCTATCAGATCGGCCATTACCAGCGGGGCCAGCGCATCGAGCAGCTGTGCCGCCGCCTGCCCGGACTCCACCTGAACGGGAACTATCTGGGGGGGGTCTCGATCAGAGACCGGATCGCTGCCAGCCATCGTCTCGCCAGGCGCTTGGGTCTGGCTCTGGGGGAGCCGCTGCAGGCGCGTTCGACCGCGGTCTCCCTGGGAGCGGCCTAG